TAGAATTAGCATGATTGGCAAAAACAGTATAAATAATATTTTTTTCATAGATATATTATACAACGTTATCAAGGAAATAGTTCCTTATTAAAATTATATCACCTCCCGCCATTTACCAATCGCTTTGCTCTGGTTCATGGCACCTTCCCTTAAAAAGGGAAGGATTGTTTGTGTTTAATATTGTTCCTGAGCAATGCTCCCGCAGGTTGAGTGATGAATAATGAAAATAGTTGTAAATCACAGGGTGATGAAAAAGTTCCCAAATTTTAATTTTCGAGTTTTGCGAAGGAACGAAGGGTTTATAAGGGCTGCGGAAGCCCTTATAAACTAGCCATATATTCAATCAACTTATCACAAGTTTCGGTGCTTAAACAATGTTCAACTTTACAAGCTTCTGAATCAGCAAAGGCTTCGTCCATACCAAGAATGTGCTGGAAAAAATCTTTTATGGCTAGGTGCCTGGTTTGAATTTTTTTTGCTATTTCTCTCCCCGTAGAAGTAAGCTTTATGTTTTCTCTAGGTTTTTGAGAAACTAACTTTTTTGAAATAAGCGATTTAATCATTTCTATAACAGATGGAGGTTTAATATTAAGCTCTTCCGCTAGATTTTTTACTCTTGTTTCAATATTTTTTTGTTCAAGTACAAGTAGCGCTTCTAAGTAATCTTCCATTGCAGCCGTTGGCTTCATGCAATCGCTCCTTTTTGTTGTTGACATTGTTCTTAAAATATTATAAATTAGGCATACCTAATTTGCAAGTGTTAGGCAAGGAGAAATATGGAAGTAAAATTGTCTGAATTAAAACCAGGAGATAAAGCTGAGATTCTTTCTGTTAAGGCTTTAGGTGAAATACGCCGACGCCTATTAGATCTTGGGGTAACCAAGGGTTTAAAGATTAAGCTTATTAGAAAAGCACCATTGGGAGATCCGATTGAAATATCTTTTCGTGGCTGTTATTTAACCTTGCGAGTGGAAGAAGCCGAGAGTATAAATGTTGTGAAGATTGGTGAGGTTGGTGACGGAAAACCTATGGGCAACCAGAAGAAAATTAAGCATTGTAAAATTGGAGAGCATGATGGCAAGTAATGTTATTACTGTTGCCTTGGCTGGGAACCCAAATAGCGGAAAAACTTCTCTGTTTAACGAGTTGGTTGGAGCAAATCAAAAAGTTGGCAACTGGTCAGGTGTTACAATTGAGAAATCTGAGGGTACAGTAAATCATAATGGCTTTACTCTTAAGTTTGTTGATCTTCCTGGTACATATTCTTTAACGGCCTATTCTCCAGAGGAAGTTATTGCTAGAAATTACCTAATAGAAGAACGACCAGATGTTGTGGTCAATGTTGTTGATGGAACTAATCTAGAAAGGAATCTAGCTCTTACGGTTCAGTTGATGGCACTTGAGGTAAATATGGTGGTTGCCTTAAATATGCATGATGAGGTCGTTAGACAAGGAACGAAAATAGATATTGAACTTCTTGAGAGGTTGTTAGGTTCTCATGTTGTTCCAACCTCGGCAGTCAAAAAAACAGGGCTCAATAATTTATTTGATCATAT
The sequence above is a segment of the Candidatus Margulisiibacteriota bacterium genome. Coding sequences within it:
- a CDS encoding FeoA family protein, whose amino-acid sequence is MEVKLSELKPGDKAEILSVKALGEIRRRLLDLGVTKGLKIKLIRKAPLGDPIEISFRGCYLTLRVEEAESINVVKIGEVGDGKPMGNQKKIKHCKIGEHDGK
- a CDS encoding metal-dependent transcriptional regulator, coding for MKPTAAMEDYLEALLVLEQKNIETRVKNLAEELNIKPPSVIEMIKSLISKKLVSQKPRENIKLTSTGREIAKKIQTRHLAIKDFFQHILGMDEAFADSEACKVEHCLSTETCDKLIEYMASL